From the genome of Megachile rotundata isolate GNS110a chromosome 3, iyMegRotu1, whole genome shotgun sequence:
TTTCTAACAATATTAAATGCGCATGCGTATCAACTCGTGTATATGGAAGATTATTTCTGTTTGATAAAACTTTACCGACTCGACAAAGACATTCCAAACCGCAAACTGTAGTAACGTCGTCGCCATTTTGTAGTGGTGTTTGAGACGTGAAGATGCTGTTTGTTTCGGTGTTTTTTGGGAACTGAGAATTTAAGGGTCACATTCGGCTTGTACCTGAAAAAATGACGCAGTTTCTGCCACCGAACTTGTTAGCTCTTTTTGCTCCGCGAGATCCCATACCGTATTTACCACCCGTTAGCAAGCTCCCGCATGAGAAGAAGAATGGAGGCTATATTGGCGTTGGAGGTTTTCTTAAATACTTTGAGGTAATGTAATGAAGATATAACGTTTACTTAATCCCTCTACTATTCAAATTTATCTCCTGTTGACAAATACagttaatattgataatacgTACTGAGAATACGCTACATCTGTTGTGAATAATTGATTGAAAAAATCATGCATGTTTTTAATAGGATCCTAAAGATACACCACCACCGGTACGCGTAGAGACCAGAGAAGAACGCTTAGAACGTAGAAGAAGGGAACGTGCAGAACAAGTTGCATATAAGTTAGAACAAGAAATCGCGGTATGGGATCCTGCTGGCATTCCAAATGTAACGGCAGACCCCTTTAAGACTCTTTTTGTAGCTAGAATAGTGAGTAtcgtttataattaaatatgtaaggTAATGTAAGTAAAGATACATCAGTtccattttccttttttctaaTTAGAACTATGATACGTCAGAGTCCAAACTTAGGAGAGAATTCGAAGTCTATGGGCCAGTAAAAAAGGTAAgcgaacaaaaatataaatatcgtTTCTGTATGTTGTAGagttttaataatgtaattttacTTTTTAGATAGTGGTAATTCACAATACTATAAATGGCAAGCCTAGGGGATATGCTTTCATTGAGTATGAGCACGAAAGAGATATGCACTGTAAGTAAAGTCGGAGAAACGTAATCCTTTCTTGAGAACCTCAGTGAGTCCATAGTCTGGAGTTTCACCTTACTTAGCGTCACTTCCAGCTAGATATAGTGGGGCAGGGCTATAGTTAGGCTACCCATTTTCATTGGTACTAAACCAGACGGTATGGGGGGTCCCGCCATACATCCATGCAGGATTACCATTCTGTAAATGCATATATGGTAAACGAATCAACCGAAAAAAGAAATATTGGCTGTCTTGATTAATGCAGTTTTTATCTTGTTCTTGGTACAGCGTGGTGGCCGCTGCCGGCAACTAGTGCCGTTCACTATTCCATGCAAAATCCCTGAACCTGCCTGATATGATAGGTTTGTATGTGTGGTAAGATCCAACATACAACAACGTTTGTTAGCGTCTATGCTTACCCTATTTATCTTGTCTGATTTTGTTAAAACTTACGGTTCGAGTCATACCCCTCCGGGGTAGTCTATAGTCGTGGCCACACTCTTAAAGTGCTGGGAGTCAGGAAACTTTTcggtatacatttatatatatatacatatacactttTGGGCTGAAATTCCATATTTTGATTCGAATAACGCGGTTTGCAAAAGTTAGCATTCTACATTGAAATTGATTGGTGGGCTTGTAGGATGAAGGTTCAGGGACACGCTCCGCAAGCAGTTAGATTTTGTGCCTGTACATAAAGGTAGACTACAAGTATCGTAATCAAGCTACACGTAGGAAACGTTCGAAAGTCTTCAGACAAAATTTAACCGCATTTTCTGTCAATAATGCATTAACGATTACGTATCATTGGGTATACACGAGATACTTTATCATGGCTGTAGCacctgttttctttttcttttatttttttaaataatgggTCTTTACTTACTCGCAGTCGTATACTTGACTCGTTGCAAGTCTGTGCAAAAACGTGTACCAAGCGAATTTCGGGCACCGTATGGATTCTACGAacaagaaaagagaagaaaagaaatgTTCTCGTTAGGTCTAGTACCAAAATGCATGTTCCAAGCTAATCGACTATTATTTCTTAATCATCTTATTTCGTCGTTGTTTCATTTgactaaaatttaaaacttagcTTAGTAATCATCTTACTCGGAAGGTCATCTGATCATACATATTCTACTTCGATCGATTGTTTACATTTAAGTCCTTGAACATATCAATTTCGATATAGAATACTAATTTGTCCTAAGAATCTGATTTCGGGCCTTTCCATCTTTTTTATATCAGTCGATTCGTAACGCGTGCATAAacggaaaagaaaagaaagttgcCCTCGATAAACGAGATAGAAACATTTCTCTTAACGGTAcgttaaatttaattgtaaaagATAGAACACAGTATAATGTAAAGTATAAATTATACGATGCTTGCGCACGGTTTGGTTCgtaagtaaaaaaagaaaaaaagcgcACCAGGTAAATGCAATGTAAACTTCTTCGGAGATTGAACGAACATATGAAGACTGGGCACCTTCCCAATGAATAGCATACGCGCTGGCCTACTCTATGCTCGCGAGTCTCTTACAAGTTCATTTCACGATATAAACGTACTTCTAAGATTTGTGTTAACTTCCGTACGTAAGTAGCCGCGGTAGGTATTTTTGTATCTGCTATACTTTTTTTTTTGAACTTTACAAACGTAGATTTAAGGTACCGAAAAATCCGTACATCCTTATTACTGATTGATGCGTCGCGAGCGTAGACGCGTGAATTTTATACGGTAAAACGATCACCGTACGGTACGGATATTGACGATTTTCAGACAGCATCGTAATTGCAGTATCATTTTATACTTTGCTTTGTACGCATCACGTATGAAACGCGAGTTTGGAAACGCCCTAACTTTTTTTCTCCGCGACACGTACTCTGATTGaattttacattataaaataacGCGCGTTACGTTTAGTACGCGCATAATCAGGAATAATGTGTACTGATACCTTACGACCCCAATTATGTctttgaaagaaagaaaagaaacaatCTAACTTGATCCAAACATAGCCAGAGATTTAACGGATAACGATTCGCACGTaggtatatatacatacatatatggcaAATGCTTGGTTCGACACACGGTCACGTCTGTTTTGTGTTTTCGAAATTCTGATTTCTTGGATTGTCCTTGCAATTCTTGTCTCTATATTTTTTCAGTTTTCGTGCTTATCGAAATTTCACGGTTCGTGATCGAAACTTATAACCACTTGCGACGGTTGTATTCTCTttcaaaaaagtaaataaatagagGTGTTTTTTCTCTTGGTCGCGACGTTCACAGTATGTACAAGTCGAAAttgttttcagaaaaaaaaaaaaaagaacgaaagaaGTCTTTTTCTTCTGCCACCTAAGATTAACTTCCCCTGGGACAGTTAGAAGTTCCATAGAGTATTTAAATACAGATAATGTAGGAAAACGAGTAAGTGGTAATTTTCAATCGGTACTTTTAGCTGCTTATAAGCATGCGGATGGTAAGAAAATAGATGGTCGCAGAGTGTTGGTCGACGTGGAACGTGCTAGGACGGTGAAAGGATGGCTTCCGCGAAGGCTCGGTGGTGGACTCGGTGGAACCCGAAGGGGTGGGCCTGATGTGAACATTAAACACTCTGGTCGAGAGGATAATGAAAGAGAACGAGAACGGTATCGCTTAGAACGGGAGAGGGAGAATTCTGGACGCCTTGACAGAGACAGGTAAGAATTCGATACAGTTTACGTATTCGATGCAATAAAGCGATACACTAGTCGCGGGTCCAGTTATATTAATTGTTTGTTCGTGTTTGCAGAGATCGCGATCGTTTGGACAGAGAGCGTAGAAGGTCGTCGCGCGATCGTAAGAGAAGGACTAGAAGCAGGTCACGCGATCGAAAGCGCAGACGTAGTCGCGATCGTTTACCTGATCCGGACATCGAAGAGATTCAGAGGGATGAACGGCCACGCGATAGAAGGGatcgtgatcgcgatcgtgatAGAGACCGGGATCGTAAGAGGAGACGTTCCAGGAGTAACGATCGCGATCGTGACAGAGATCGCAAGAGGGACAAACGCGACCGTGACCGTGAACGTAGAGATAGAAAAGATAGGGGCGATCGTCAAGAGGAAGATACGAAAGAGATTCGAATCAAGGAAGAGCCTTTGGATGgtatatttcttttatatttgtctCTTCGATTAGTTTCTTTAAATGTACTTAACTTTCACGATGAACTTTTCAGATTACCCTGACTATAGTAACACCTTCTCGACGTCTGGATCCTACTTTACCGCTGTAAAATACGAGGAAGATAATGATCAAGAAGTGGAAGAGAAATATAGAATTCCAGAAGGTCGTCCAGATCCCCCTCCCTACAATAATTATGATTCCGTGCAAGATTATTGATCTCGATGATATTTCTTAATAACGTTCTTTTTCGTTACCACGCACGACGAATTAACGCAATTCTAAATGACGTATTGTATTTCCTATTGTTATTAGTGTAATATCGACTCGGCCATATCGAGTATCCGATTTCTGTACACCATCTACAGCGACCAGATACTCGGTAAGGATATTGCAAGGTAAGCAGGTCTGGACTACTGATTTATACGCAGTTAATTTCTATACGGCTGATCGTAACGTTTCATATTATGATTGGCACGAAGGTGATTTCCGGTAAAATGAATTTAGACGCTTCACAATATTTAACAGAAGTACATTCATGAATTGCAGTTGTTGTGTAGCAGTCTATGCGAAGCCTCGCAATATGGAACTAAACGGTCCATAAGTATACAAACTTGATTACCGCTATTATTTCAACTCGTCTTGTACGTGTAAATAAGTATATGCGACATCATTACCACGCAAATTTCATTCTTTCATGACTGCtgcatgtatatttatatatacgaATAAAGTAAACTACGCacttaattttttagttacCTTAGTGGGTTCTTCGTCTTCGTAAGGTATCGATTTGAAAAAAATCGTGTTCACTTTTAATGGTTGTATTCTCAGGTGTAGTTTTTATCCAACTATAATTGCAATAAACGCGTTGATTTGCTTTAGTTATCCAGAAATGTAGAATGTAATTCAAGTTCATAAAGGTTTATGAAAGGTTAAGTATCTGCGATGTTAATGTACCTACAAACGCGTATTACATGTTGCGGTATTGAGCGAGAGTTATTTTTTGTCATCTTCACCGTAAACGGCTGGCTCACCGCGTATTAACTGGACCAAATCATTCCGGTCTCTTACCTGTGTTTGCGATGTCGATACAAGGATTAAAAATAGCGAAAACTTTCAAGAAAATCAATCGCAACGATAAAATTACTGCACTTTAAATAGATTTTGTTTAgaataattttacaaactttCGTAAGCTAATCGTTGCGAGAAATTTTGTacgtttttattttgattttaatttaaccATCGTTGCGTATCAACGAGACGAAAAACATGAGAATTTTGGCGTTATAGTCGAATCCTTTGAGTAGAAACATTTAACGAGTGTACCTCGAGTACtgaaattaatgtttaaattagaaattaatgtacagaatgaatttcaaattatgtatattttaattgttttgcTTTCATTTCAGACTAAATAAATGGAACATACTTTAAAGGAAATCAAGCGTTTTCTTCCTTCCACTTTATTTTGTTAGAACCTAACGTTAATGACTAAGTAAAGATATTCGACTCGTTCAGCAACGTGAAACGTCACATGACTCGCGTAGTACTGGTTTGAAATTGGCGAATGAACTTCCGCAagaaaagctgtaaatcgatgaaaataataaaGGAAGGTGTTGCGGGGGACTCGATCGAAATATGCGATGAAAATTGACACAAATGGTAAGACATACTGATTATGGAACGATTTACGATATAGCGTGGTCGTAAAAGCCTTCAGAACATAGTCTCTGCTGCTACATAGCGAGGTCGTAAAACTTTCTGATCGATCTGATGTTACGGATACAATTAAAGGGAAAATTttgattcttttattaattatttaatattgttacaGCATCTCAGGTCATAATaccttaaaaatatttactagTAATACAATTAGATTTTGTTGTCATTTGTTCGTcgaataagaaaatgaaaatgtaaaaagtttAATTGCTAATTTAAAAGACTAAGTAAACGAATTTTTTCATGTGATGACGCAGAATAATCtgctgaatatttatttattatttagctATAGGACAACGCGTATTCGCTTCGTCAGTTCCTGGCAGCCAACTAGTCAACCGTGGCACATTAAGCGTTTCGTTCTCCGGAAATTACAATCCCTCTGCAATAACTTCGAATTGCTTCTGATTCGACTATCGTCATCCAGCCTATCGTTCGCCAGTCTCGAAATCTAGCCTGGCAAATTGCTCCTGCACCACGACAACCATTCTGTTCGAACAGCTGCCCCGAGTTTTCTCGATATTTCCTCGAGTGTGCCGATAATCGAGCACCTGTAGAAGCTCGAACGAAACCTCCTCCCGATTTCTCGCCCGTTTCTGCTTCTGCTCCGATTGCTGCTTAATCTGATTGCATATTACGAGCCACTTGGTTTAAAACCTTTTAAAGCCACCCCATTTTTTCGTACGTCCATTCAATCTTTCCTTTCTTTCCCGATGAAATTATACCAATTAACAATGCCTGCTAAAGTACAGGACTGTCCTTTTAAGCATCAAACGTTTTATAATCCCTTATTTTAGATTAGCCTCGATCAAAGGTTAAATTGTTTTTTGTACTTCGAGTCATCTCAGGAAATTGCACGGCGCAAAGTTGATTAAATTAAACGAGACAGGGACtgaattatttttgaaagtggCCATCCAAGGGTAACTGGACTAGCCCTTACGGACATACTGCGGACTACTTGGTTAAATTAAGCGAATATTTTCCTCGATCCGGTAAACTGAAAAACCGCAGGCGTAAGTAACTTAACAAGTGGCTCACCTCGTTTACCGACTCAGTGCCTCTTACCCTCGGCCGTATAGTGCTTAATTATTAGTGGTTCAGAGTTCAAATCAGTTTCTCGTAGTTGGTGAATTTCAACTTTTCACTGAAACTATTGTCCTGTTCATAATTCGGAAGCCACCTTTCGACAAGACAAACCGTAAAACTTTGCGAACACGATATTTAACAAGGTACGCCGGCTAAGTTCGACGAAAGTTTAGACTTGACAGTAATTATTGCGTTAAAAGTAACATTCTCAAAGTTGTGACATTATACGCAAACTAAAAAGAATGACATAGCTCGGTCCGTGGCAATGCGACGAGAGTCTGCTGCACCGTTTCTAGCATCCCCTTTTGTAATTCTCTTCTATTACTTGCACCATTTCCCACCGTTCCATAATACGTCTTTCGTTCTTCTGTTCTGAAAATCATGTTACTTTTCATCCTGTTTGATTTTACCGGAATAACGATCATACGATATTTTCGTATTCTTTCTATTCCCTTCGACCATTCATCGTGCATGTTTCTTCAATTTCGTTACGCTCCTTCGAGAGCCGTCACTTCGACTCGCTTCTTTTAGAACGAGAACATCTCGGTCGCTTCGCAATTGTCACGAATAATACGAATTTTCGCAATTAAGAAATTGCTTCTTCCAAGGGACATCGTTCTACACGGTCCGTTTCTTGTATTCTTGCGCTTCGTTAACGACGTTACAGCTTTCACGAGATTCGACTTTGCTGCTCCTTACACTCGA
Proteins encoded in this window:
- the snRNP-U1-70K gene encoding LOW QUALITY PROTEIN: small ribonucleoprotein particle U1 subunit 70K (The sequence of the model RefSeq protein was modified relative to this genomic sequence to represent the inferred CDS: inserted 1 base in 1 codon), giving the protein MTQFLPPNLLALFAPRDPIPYLPPVSKLPHEKKNGGYIGVGGFLKYFEDPKDTPPPVRVETREERLERRRRERAEQVAYKLEQEIAVWDPAGIPNVTADPFKTLFVARINYDTSESKLRREFEVYGPVKKIVVIHNTINGKPRGYAFIEYEHERDMHSWWPLPATSAVHYSMQXSLNLPDMIAAYKHADGKKIDGRRVLVDVERARTVKGWLPRRLGGGLGGTRRGGPDVNIKHSGREDNERERERYRLERERENSGRLDRDRDRDRLDRERRRSSRDRKRRTRSRSRDRKRRRSRDRLPDPDIEEIQRDERPRDRRDRDRDRDRDRDRKRRRSRSNDRDRDRDRKRDKRDRDRERRDRKDRGDRQEEDTKEIRIKEEPLDDYPDYSNTFSTSGSYFTAVKYEEDNDQEVEEKYRIPEGRPDPPPYNNYDSVQDY